Genomic segment of Halopelagius inordinatus:
GCGGGTCCGACGCTTTCGCCCGCCGCCCGGAGTCGTTCTCACTTCGGATCGACGCTCGACCGTCCGCCGGTCGCCGCCGAGAGCGAACGGAGGCCGACGAACCGCGGGACGCGGTCGGCGTAGCGGTCGTACGCCTCGCCGTACTGGTCGCGAAGCCACGGTTCCTCCGCGAACGGCAGCGCCACCCACCACGCGAGGTATATCGCGCACAACCCGGCCGCCAGCGCCGACCCCGCAAGCACCGCGAAGCCGACCGTCGCGACGACGTAACAGACGTACTGCGGGTTCCGAGAGTACCGGTACCAGCCGTCGGTCCGGAGTTCGCCGGTCAGCCCTTTCGTCTCCTCGACGCCCAAGTCCAACCCGGCGACGAGTGCGGCCCCGTACCACACCGCAAAGAGGACGCCGCCGACGGCGAGCGCCGCCGGTTGCGGCAGACCCAACGCGTTCCAATCGAGGTACGCGACGCCGACCAAGGCGACGTTGACGACCTGTGAGAGCGTCCAGTGGGCGTAGTAGTTCCACGTTCTCTCTCCGGGGGGCCAGTACTCCGCCCACCCGAGGGCGCTCGCGACGATGCCGACCAGATTTCCGAGTCCGGCGACCGTTCCGACCGCGAACAGAGCCGTCGTGGCTGTCCACTCCATACGCCTCGGTAGCCGCCGTCGCCGCGTGGAGTTTTCCGCGGCCCTACTAGCGCGTTTAAGTTTCAAGTTCGCGCCGCCGAAAGCGGAGGGCGTGAAGTACCTCGACGTGCGCCTCTCGCAACCGCGGTGGATGCTGCACCCGATGCAGGAGTTCATCCGCGACGACGACGCCGTGCGGTACGAGGAACTGCAGGCGTGGAGCGGAGTCGCGAGCGAGAGAGCGGTCGAACACGAACTGTTCTACGTCGAGGCCGACCGCGAACGGTACGAGGCGGCGCTCTCTGCGGTCGATTCCGTCCGGTGGTACGACCTCACGCCGATAGACGAGACGTCGTTCTACGTCTACGTCAGCCAAGAGACGCGCCCCGAGGACGTGGCGTGGCGCGAGGCGTTCGCCGACCTGAACCTCGTCCTCGCGCCGCCCGTCGTCTACGACGCCGACGCCGCGTTCCACATGACGCTCGTCGGCCCCGGCGAGGACCTGCAGGCGATGCTCCGCGGCCTCCCCGAGGAGATAGACGTGACCGTAAAGACCGTCGGCGAGTACGACAGGCGACACGCGCCCGTCGCCGGAGAACTCACGACTCGGCAGCTAGAAGCCGTCGAAACCGCCGTCGAACTCGGGTTCTACGAGGTTCCGCGGGAGGCGGGCGTCGCGGCGGTGGCCGACGCACTCGACTGCGCGCCGAGCACGGCCTCTGACCTGCTCCGACGGGCGGAGTCGCGGATGATGCGCCGACTGGTCGAACGCCACGGCCGTCGGCGGAGAGACGGCTGAGACGGCGCGACGGGGGCGGGACGCGCTCGAATCGCCCCCCTTTTTGCCCGCCGACCCCGTGTCTGGAGACGATGAGCCTCGACCTCACCGCGCCCGCACAGGAGGCCCCCGACGTCGCCGACGACGGCGTGTGGCTGGAGTGCATCGAGACGGGCGAGCAGTACGCCCCGTTCGACGAGATTCGCTACACGAGCGACGCCGGTGCCCTTCTGGAAGTCCGGTACGCCGACCCGGCGACGTTCGACGACTTCGAGGGCCGCGGCGTCTGGCGCTACCGCGCCGCGCTTCCGTTCGAAGAGGGCGTCAGCCTCCCCGAGGGCGACACCCCGCTTCACGAAGCGCCGCGCCTCGAAGACGACCTGGGCGTGGAGACGCTTCGGGTCAAACACGAGGGGATGAACCCCACCGGGAGCTTCAAGGACCGCGGCATGACCGTCGGCGTCCGCGTCGCGAAGGAACTCGGCGTCGGCCGCCTCGCGTGCGCCTCGACGGGGAACACCTCGGCGGCACTCGCGGCCTACGGCGCGCGCGGCGGGATGGAGACGCTCGTTCTCCTCCCGTCCGGGAAAGTCGCCGCGGGCAAGATAGCGCAGGCCGCCCTCCACGACGCGCGCATCCTCGAAGTCGACGGCAACTTCGACTCCTGTCTCGACATCGTTCAGGACCTCGCGGAACGCGGCGAGGTGTACCTCCTGAACTCGCTGAACCCCTTCCGACTGGAGGGCCAGAAGACCATCGGACTGGAGATTCTCGAACAGTTCCGCGACGACTACGGCCGCTTCCCCGACCGAATCGTCCTGCCGGTCGGCAACGCGGGCAACACGGCGGCGCTGTACAAGGCGTTCCGCGAACTCGTCCAGTCGGGGTCTCTCGACCCCGAACAGGTGCCCAAACTCACCGGCGTCCAAGCCGAGGGGGCCGCCCCGATGGTCGAAGCCGTCGAGAACGGGTGGGACGACACCAAACGCTGGGACGAGGTGGAGACGCGCGCGACGGCCATCCGCATCGGCAACCCCGTCAACGCCCCGAAGGCTCTCCCCGGTATCCGAGAGACGGGCGGCACCGCCGTCGCCGTCACGGACGAGGAGATTACGACCGCCCAACGCGACTTAGCGCGCGAGGGCATCGGCGTCGAACCCGCCTCCGCCGCCTCCGTCGCCGGACTCCGGAAACTCCGCAGCGACGACACCGTCGGCGGCGACGAGGACGTGGTCTGTCTCACTACCGGCCACCTCCTGAAGGACCCCGACGCCGCATTCGAGGCGGGCGGCGAACCCGAACCTGTCGCCAACGACACCCAAGCGGTGTTGGACCTCCTCGCGGAGTAGCGCGACGAACGCCGGAACGTTTCGTCTCGACCGGACGCGTGTGACGCGAGTCTGACACAGTTTCATATCTTTGTGGGACGTTCTCACAATCGATGCCATTGCCCAGTTTCCCGACCGGAACGGTGAGTGGCGAATCACGCCGCGACAGAACGTTCCCGCCCTCCGACCCCGACTCGTCTACGTCCGGCGACGACGCCGAGGAGACGGCCCGTCCCGCCCCGGGAGCAGACGAGGCGTCGGTTCCCGGTTCCGCCCCGTCGGACGCCGCGCGCCGCGACGGCGGTTCGTCGGCCGACTCCTCGAACGGGGAGTCCCTCCGCGAACGCGTCGCCCGCCTCGAACGGGAGAACGAGGCGCTTCGACGGAAGGTCAAGCGGACTCAACGCGCCCGACAGAACGTCATCGACCACTACGAACGCGTCATCGCCGACATCGACGACACGTCTCCCGCCTCGGGGGAAAGCGAGACGACGCCGACGGTTCGTCCGCCGCCGGTGAACGACGGACTCGCCGACAGAGTCGCCCGACGACTCGACGTCGGGGAACGGTGGCGGTGAGTTCGGGGGCGTCTCGAATCGGTCTCTCCTCCTTCTGCGAAAATAGTATGAAATATGGTATGTGCGTCGGATTCGGACGGTAACGTGGAACGAAGACGCACGGACGTGTCGTAATACCTGACATACTCTCGTTCGGTCGAGGGTCCCGACCTGCCGACGGAGACGGAGGGCCTACCTGCCGAATCGAGAGGAGAAACTGAAGTCGAAGTTGAACTGGCTCCGACCGTCCGTCTTGTACTGTTTCCGACTCGGCGAGTACGTCCGAACTTGGACGCGGTCGGTTCCGCGCCCGCCCCCGGGGATGAACTTGATGAGGCGCATCCACCCGTCGCCGCCGTTGGCGTAGTGTTGGTAGTTCGCGAGCATCTCGTAGGTGCTCGACCCGCCGTCGTTCGGCGACGTCTGCCGCCACTGGCCGTCCGCCTTGTGGTAGTGACCGTTCAGGACCATGAACACCTGCGGGTTCGGCTTCACGATGTCTTTGTATATCGTCGCACCGGAGTTGGCACCGTCGCGTTGCGTCGCGTGGCCTTCGGACCCGACTCTGTCCCAGAGGTACGCGTGCGTCGTGATGATGGTCGGGACGCTTCGATTCGCCCGAAGCACGTTCCACGCCCACCCCTTCACGCTGTTTGGGTCGGACCGCGACCCGGGGACGCCCCACTCTAAGTCGAGGTGGAGGAACGTGTAGCCCCCGGCGGAGAATCGCTGGTAGTGGGCGCGGTCGTTCGGACCCGTCCCGCGGTACCAACTGTACTTCGAGAAGCGCGACTTGCCGAAGTACTTGCTGTAGTTCGCGGTGGACGAACTCCGGTTGTTGAGGGTGGCGTAATCGTGGTTGCCGACGGTGGTGGCGTACGGCACGACGCCGTCGAGTTTGTCCATCACGGCGTCCATTCGCTGCCACTCTGTGGTGTTGCTCCCGTGTTCGACGATGTCCCCCTCGTGGCTGACGAATACGATGTTCTGTGCGCTCTTGTTCGCTCGAATCCAGTCAGTCTGGGCGTGCGCCCGCGAGATGAGAGAGGAACTCTCCGCGTACTTCTGCGTGTCGGGCAGGACGGCTATGGTCCACGAACTCGCCGCGCTGACGCTTCCGACGAAAGCGGAGAGTCCGAACGCACCCGCGCCGCCGAGTGCGCCGGCCGTCTTTAGCGCGTCCCGGCGCGACACGCGGTGACGGGCGTCCGTCTCACCTTCTCCCAGAGAACCCGACCCGTCACCGTTTCTGTCAGCATCCATACAACGACTCACAGGCCACGTGGGCATAATGATTACTGAGACACATATTTACGCACTCAGGTCGAACGGCGGGACAGGTGAACCAACGTGGAAGATTCAGCGGAAGGCGAGGTGTCTCGCTCGGTGATCACGGACCTCGGCACACTCGACGGCGGCGCGGTCAGCGACGCGGCCGATATCAACGACTGCGGGACCGTGGTCGGAACCAGCGAGACGGACGTCGACGGAGCCGTCTTCGTCCACGCCGTCCTGTGGGACGCGGACGGTGACCCCCACTCGCTCGGCACGTTTCGCTCCGACGACAGAGCGGAGAGCAGAGCGACGGGCGTCAACGACCGCGGAACCGTCGTCGGGGCCGCGGAAGGCGAAGACAGAGTGCGACGGGCGTTCAGGCGGACCGAGGGCGGCGAGTTGGAGGACCTCGGCAGTCTCGGCGGGTCGGAACGAGGAGACAGCATCGCGTACGACGTAAACGACCGAGAAACCGTCGTCGGACAGAGCGACGCCGGGGAAAGCGAGGTGCGCGCGTTCCGGTGGACCGGCGGCGAGATGGAGGACCTCGGGACGCTCCGAAGCGACGACACGGGACAGAGCGGTGCGTTCGCGGTGGACAATGCCGGAACCGTCGTCGGATGGAGCGAGAGCGACGACGGAACGAACCACGCCGTCCGGTGGACCGAAGCCGAGGGGATGGAAGATTTGGGTATGCTCGAAGACCACGGGGTCAGTTACGCGTTCGACGTCACTCCGCACGGAACCGTCGTCGGTCGGAGTTACGACCCCGGCGCCTTCGATTCGCGCCGCGCGGTCCGGTGGGTCGGCGGCGGCGTCGAGAGCCTCGGAACCCTCGACGGCGACGCGGGGTACAGCGAGGCCCACGGGTCGAACGTCCGCGGCGTGGTTGTCGGAGACAGTCGAGTCGGCGACGTAGAGCACGCCTTCCGATGGACCGAAGCCGAGGGGATGACGGATATGGGAACGTTACTCGACGGCGACGAGGGCGCGAGCACGGCGTCGGGCGTGAACGCTCGCGGCGACGTCGTCGGAGCCAGTCGGACCCCGGAGGGCGAACGCCACGCGGTTCGCTGGCGCGTCGAGGACAGTCGCTGAGGCGGACGCCGCTTTCGGCGACCGGTCGAGAGGAGAAGCGACGGCGAGTTCGCGCCGTCCGATTCGACTGCGCGCCGCGGTTCCTGCGGGCTACTCGTCTGTGCCGTTCAGCGTGAGATACTTCACGTCGATTATCCGGTCGTCAGCGAGGAGTTCCTCGCGCACCTCGTCTGGGACGTGGTTGTCGAGGTTGTACACCGTCAGCGCCTCGCCGCCCTCGTCGGCGCGGCGGGCGTTGAACATCCCGGCGATGTTGACGTCGTTGTCTCCGAGAACGGTACCGATGAAGCCGATGACGCCGGGTTTGTCGTAGTTGCGCGCGACGAGCATCCGGCCGTGCGGGATGGCGTCGACGCGGTAGCCGTCGATGCGGACGATGCGCGGGTCGTCGCCCGCAAACTGCGTCCCGCAGACGCTGA
This window contains:
- a CDS encoding metallophosphoesterase; the encoded protein is MDADRNGDGSGSLGEGETDARHRVSRRDALKTAGALGGAGAFGLSAFVGSVSAASSWTIAVLPDTQKYAESSSLISRAHAQTDWIRANKSAQNIVFVSHEGDIVEHGSNTTEWQRMDAVMDKLDGVVPYATTVGNHDYATLNNRSSSTANYSKYFGKSRFSKYSWYRGTGPNDRAHYQRFSAGGYTFLHLDLEWGVPGSRSDPNSVKGWAWNVLRANRSVPTIITTHAYLWDRVGSEGHATQRDGANSGATIYKDIVKPNPQVFMVLNGHYHKADGQWRQTSPNDGGSSTYEMLANYQHYANGGDGWMRLIKFIPGGGRGTDRVQVRTYSPSRKQYKTDGRSQFNFDFSFSSRFGR
- a CDS encoding methyltransferase family protein, translating into MEWTATTALFAVGTVAGLGNLVGIVASALGWAEYWPPGERTWNYYAHWTLSQVVNVALVGVAYLDWNALGLPQPAALAVGGVLFAVWYGAALVAGLDLGVEETKGLTGELRTDGWYRYSRNPQYVCYVVATVGFAVLAGSALAAGLCAIYLAWWVALPFAEEPWLRDQYGEAYDRYADRVPRFVGLRSLSAATGGRSSVDPK
- a CDS encoding DUF3466 family protein; translated protein: MEDSAEGEVSRSVITDLGTLDGGAVSDAADINDCGTVVGTSETDVDGAVFVHAVLWDADGDPHSLGTFRSDDRAESRATGVNDRGTVVGAAEGEDRVRRAFRRTEGGELEDLGSLGGSERGDSIAYDVNDRETVVGQSDAGESEVRAFRWTGGEMEDLGTLRSDDTGQSGAFAVDNAGTVVGWSESDDGTNHAVRWTEAEGMEDLGMLEDHGVSYAFDVTPHGTVVGRSYDPGAFDSRRAVRWVGGGVESLGTLDGDAGYSEAHGSNVRGVVVGDSRVGDVEHAFRWTEAEGMTDMGTLLDGDEGASTASGVNARGDVVGASRTPEGERHAVRWRVEDSR
- the thrC gene encoding threonine synthase → MSLDLTAPAQEAPDVADDGVWLECIETGEQYAPFDEIRYTSDAGALLEVRYADPATFDDFEGRGVWRYRAALPFEEGVSLPEGDTPLHEAPRLEDDLGVETLRVKHEGMNPTGSFKDRGMTVGVRVAKELGVGRLACASTGNTSAALAAYGARGGMETLVLLPSGKVAAGKIAQAALHDARILEVDGNFDSCLDIVQDLAERGEVYLLNSLNPFRLEGQKTIGLEILEQFRDDYGRFPDRIVLPVGNAGNTAALYKAFRELVQSGSLDPEQVPKLTGVQAEGAAPMVEAVENGWDDTKRWDEVETRATAIRIGNPVNAPKALPGIRETGGTAVAVTDEEITTAQRDLAREGIGVEPASAASVAGLRKLRSDDTVGGDEDVVCLTTGHLLKDPDAAFEAGGEPEPVANDTQAVLDLLAE
- a CDS encoding helix-turn-helix domain-containing protein, encoding MKYLDVRLSQPRWMLHPMQEFIRDDDAVRYEELQAWSGVASERAVEHELFYVEADRERYEAALSAVDSVRWYDLTPIDETSFYVYVSQETRPEDVAWREAFADLNLVLAPPVVYDADAAFHMTLVGPGEDLQAMLRGLPEEIDVTVKTVGEYDRRHAPVAGELTTRQLEAVETAVELGFYEVPREAGVAAVADALDCAPSTASDLLRRAESRMMRRLVERHGRRRRDG